Proteins found in one Limnohabitans sp. TEGF004 genomic segment:
- a CDS encoding ABC transporter ATP-binding protein yields MNASLTTKYLQIQGVAQTFRTAKGDFPALRDIDLTVGKGEFVALIGHSGCGKSTLLNLIAGLTTPTQGTLICANREIAGPGPERAVVFQNHSLLPWLTCFENVYLGVERVFGQTGIVDGKPKEDKAQLTARTHAALDMVGLSHAAFKRPGEISGGMKQRVGIARALAMEPQVLLMDEPFGALDALTRAKLQDELLAIVANTQSTVVMVTHDVDEAVLLSDKIVMMTNGPAATIGEVLHVDLPRPRSRVTLADDPGYLHYRKAVIDFLYTRQAHVEKH; encoded by the coding sequence ATGAACGCATCGTTGACCACCAAGTATTTGCAAATTCAGGGCGTGGCCCAAACCTTTCGCACCGCCAAAGGCGACTTCCCCGCCTTGCGCGACATTGACCTGACCGTGGGCAAAGGCGAGTTCGTCGCTCTCATCGGTCACTCGGGTTGCGGCAAGTCCACCTTGCTCAACCTCATTGCAGGTTTGACCACACCCACGCAAGGCACCTTGATTTGCGCCAACCGCGAAATCGCAGGCCCAGGCCCCGAGCGTGCGGTGGTGTTTCAAAACCATTCACTCTTGCCTTGGCTCACTTGCTTTGAAAACGTTTACCTCGGAGTGGAACGCGTGTTCGGCCAAACCGGCATCGTGGACGGCAAGCCCAAAGAAGACAAAGCCCAACTCACCGCTCGCACCCACGCGGCACTCGACATGGTGGGCTTGAGCCACGCAGCCTTCAAACGCCCAGGCGAAATCTCAGGTGGCATGAAACAACGCGTGGGCATTGCACGTGCCTTGGCCATGGAGCCGCAAGTGTTGTTGATGGACGAGCCCTTTGGTGCGCTCGACGCCCTCACTCGCGCCAAGCTGCAAGACGAGTTGCTGGCCATCGTGGCCAACACCCAAAGCACCGTGGTGATGGTGACGCACGATGTAGACGAAGCCGTGTTGCTATCCGACAAGATTGTGATGATGACCAATGGCCCCGCCGCCACCATCGGCGAAGTGCTGCATGTGGACCTGCCTCGCCCCCGCTCACGCGTGACGCTGGCCGACGACCCTGGCTATTTGCACTACCGCAAAGCCGTGATTGACTTTTTGTACACGCGCCAAGCGCACGTGGAAAAACACTGA
- the ntrB gene encoding nitrate ABC transporter permease, translated as MHLKHLLSRVVPPFMGLALLVGIWSLVSVTSTNNFPNPTDTFWQAVDVFSNPFYSNGPNDQGVGWNVWSSLKRVALGFGLAALVGIPLGFLIGRFEFLSRMFNPLISLLRPVSPLAWLPIGLLVFKGANPAAIWTIFICSIWPMVINTAVGVQRVPQDYMNVARVLNLSEWKIVSKILFPAVLPYMLTGVRLAVGTAWLVIVAAEMLTGGVGIGFWVWDEWNNLNVKNIIIAIFVIGIVGLVLEYALIKLATAFTFEEVQS; from the coding sequence ATGCATTTGAAACACCTGTTGTCACGCGTGGTGCCGCCCTTCATGGGCTTGGCACTGCTGGTGGGCATTTGGTCGCTGGTGTCTGTCACCAGCACCAACAACTTTCCCAACCCAACCGACACCTTCTGGCAAGCCGTGGATGTGTTCAGCAACCCGTTCTACAGCAACGGCCCCAACGACCAAGGCGTGGGCTGGAACGTGTGGAGTTCTCTCAAGCGCGTGGCACTGGGTTTTGGTTTGGCCGCGTTGGTGGGCATTCCTTTGGGCTTTCTGATTGGACGCTTCGAGTTCTTGTCGCGCATGTTCAACCCGCTCATCAGCTTGTTGCGCCCTGTATCGCCCTTGGCTTGGTTGCCCATTGGTTTGTTGGTGTTCAAAGGCGCCAACCCTGCGGCCATTTGGACCATCTTCATCTGCTCCATTTGGCCCATGGTCATCAACACCGCCGTCGGTGTGCAACGTGTGCCGCAAGACTACATGAACGTGGCGCGTGTGCTCAACCTCTCGGAATGGAAGATCGTCAGCAAGATTTTGTTCCCTGCGGTGTTGCCCTACATGTTGACCGGCGTGCGCTTGGCCGTAGGCACAGCGTGGTTGGTCATCGTCGCGGCTGAGATGCTGACCGGTGGCGTGGGAATTGGCTTTTGGGTGTGGGACGAATGGAACAACCTGAATGTGAAAAACATCATCATCGCCATCTTCGTGATTGGCATCGTGGGCTTGGTGTTGGAGTACGCCCTCATCAAACTCGCCACCGCATTCACCTTTGAGGAGGTGCAGTCATGA
- the nirB gene encoding nitrite reductase large subunit NirB, translating into MSHKLKLVMVGNGMAGVRTLEELIKLTPDLYDITVFGSEPHPNYNRILLSPVLAGEQTLDEIILNPLDWYSDNHITLHTSWTVTEVDRVKRIVHATNAAGEVQSAAYDRLILATGSNPFMLPVPGRELEGVLAYRDIADTQAMIDAATQYKHAVVIGGGLLGLEAANGLMKRGMRVTVVHVGEWLMERQLDKVAGGLLQRSLEERGMQFRMGAHTQELQADKNGRVASVLFKDGSYVPAELVVMAVGIRPNTALAEKMHLHCERGIVVSDTLQTVTDPRIYAVGECAAHRGIAYGLVAPLFEQGKVLANHLAEFGIGRYTGSLTSTKLKVTGIDLFSAGDFMGSDDGSTEEIVLSDPHEGVYKKLVIRNDQLVGACLYGDTVDGSWYFKLLRDGRSVADIREKLMFGESNIGDVGHEGHSKAASMPDDAEVCGCNGVKKGAICKAIKDKGLFTLDEVRKHTKASASCGSCTGLVEQILMFTAGGDYSATPKKKAICGCTDHSHQEVRDAIRDQKLLTSDAVFQFLEWKSPTGCATCRPAINYYRMSSWPKEALDDPQSRLINERSHANIQKDGTYSVIPRMWGGETTADELRRIADVVDKYNIPTVKVTGGQRIDLLGVKKEDLVNVWKDIGMPCGHAYAKALRTVKTCVGSEWCRMGTQDSTQMGKDLEKAMWRMYAPHKVKFAVSGCPRNCAEAGIKDVGIIGVDSGWEMYIAGNGGIKTEVAEFFVKVKTSEEVMEYTGAFMQLYREEGWYLERTVHYVNRVGMDYVKKKILDDEAGRKALWARLQFALDGEPDPWFEFDKAQVDTRQFEAITV; encoded by the coding sequence ATGAGTCACAAACTCAAACTCGTGATGGTGGGCAACGGCATGGCCGGTGTGCGCACCTTGGAAGAGCTCATCAAGCTGACGCCAGACCTTTACGACATCACGGTCTTTGGCTCAGAGCCACACCCCAACTACAACCGCATCTTGCTATCTCCCGTGCTAGCGGGTGAACAAACCTTGGATGAAATCATCCTCAACCCACTCGATTGGTACAGCGACAACCACATCACCCTGCACACCAGTTGGACGGTGACTGAGGTGGACCGCGTCAAACGCATCGTGCATGCCACCAACGCCGCAGGCGAAGTGCAAAGCGCAGCGTATGACCGCTTGATTTTGGCCACCGGCTCTAACCCTTTCATGCTGCCCGTGCCGGGCCGCGAGTTAGAGGGCGTGCTGGCCTACCGCGACATCGCCGACACACAGGCCATGATTGATGCGGCCACCCAGTACAAACATGCAGTGGTGATTGGCGGCGGTTTGCTCGGCCTCGAAGCAGCCAACGGTTTGATGAAACGCGGCATGCGCGTGACCGTGGTGCACGTCGGTGAATGGCTGATGGAGCGTCAGCTCGACAAAGTGGCAGGCGGCTTGTTGCAACGCTCGCTCGAAGAGCGCGGCATGCAGTTCCGCATGGGCGCGCACACGCAAGAACTACAAGCCGACAAAAACGGGCGCGTGGCATCGGTCTTGTTCAAAGACGGTTCATACGTGCCCGCCGAGTTGGTTGTGATGGCCGTGGGCATTCGCCCCAACACGGCGTTGGCCGAAAAAATGCACCTGCATTGCGAGCGCGGCATTGTGGTCAGCGACACGCTGCAAACCGTGACCGACCCACGTATTTATGCTGTGGGCGAATGTGCGGCCCACCGTGGCATTGCCTACGGTTTGGTGGCGCCTTTGTTTGAGCAGGGCAAAGTGTTGGCCAACCATTTGGCTGAGTTCGGCATTGGCCGCTACACCGGCTCGCTCACCTCGACCAAGCTCAAAGTCACCGGCATTGATTTGTTCAGCGCAGGCGACTTCATGGGCAGTGACGATGGCAGCACCGAAGAGATTGTGCTGAGCGACCCGCACGAAGGCGTTTACAAAAAACTCGTCATCCGCAACGACCAATTGGTGGGCGCGTGTTTGTACGGCGACACCGTGGACGGCAGCTGGTACTTCAAACTGCTGCGCGATGGCCGCAGCGTGGCCGACATCCGCGAGAAGCTGATGTTTGGTGAATCGAACATTGGTGACGTGGGCCATGAAGGCCACAGCAAAGCCGCCAGCATGCCCGACGATGCCGAGGTGTGCGGTTGCAACGGCGTGAAAAAAGGTGCCATTTGCAAAGCCATCAAAGACAAAGGTTTGTTCACCTTGGACGAAGTGCGCAAGCACACCAAAGCCAGCGCCTCGTGCGGTTCCTGCACGGGCTTGGTGGAACAAATTTTGATGTTCACCGCAGGCGGCGATTACTCGGCCACGCCGAAGAAAAAAGCCATCTGCGGCTGCACCGACCATAGCCACCAAGAAGTGCGCGATGCGATTCGGGACCAAAAGCTGTTGACCAGCGACGCGGTGTTCCAATTTCTAGAGTGGAAGAGCCCAACAGGCTGCGCCACTTGTCGCCCTGCCATCAACTATTACCGCATGAGCAGCTGGCCCAAAGAAGCGTTAGATGACCCGCAAAGCCGCCTCATCAACGAGCGCAGCCACGCCAACATCCAAAAGGATGGCACTTACAGCGTCATCCCTCGCATGTGGGGTGGTGAGACCACCGCCGACGAATTGCGCCGCATTGCCGATGTGGTGGACAAGTACAACATCCCCACCGTCAAGGTCACGGGGGGGCAACGCATTGACTTGCTCGGTGTGAAGAAAGAAGACTTGGTCAATGTGTGGAAAGACATTGGCATGCCGTGCGGCCACGCCTACGCCAAAGCTTTGCGCACCGTCAAAACCTGCGTGGGCAGCGAGTGGTGCCGCATGGGCACACAAGACAGCACGCAAATGGGCAAAGACCTTGAAAAAGCCATGTGGCGCATGTATGCCCCGCACAAGGTGAAGTTTGCTGTGTCGGGCTGCCCGCGCAACTGCGCAGAAGCCGGCATCAAAGACGTGGGCATCATCGGCGTGGACAGCGGCTGGGAGATGTACATCGCAGGCAACGGCGGTATCAAAACCGAAGTGGCCGAGTTTTTTGTGAAAGTGAAAACCTCAGAAGAAGTGATGGAGTACACCGGTGCCTTCATGCAGCTTTACCGCGAAGAAGGTTGGTACTTAGAGCGCACGGTGCACTACGTGAACCGCGTGGGCATGGACTACGTGAAGAAAAAAATCTTGGACGACGAAGCAGGCCGCAAAGCCTTGTGGGCACGTTTGCAATTTGCACTCGACGGCGAACCCGACCCATGGTTTGAGTTTGACAAAGCACAAGTCGACACGCGCCAGTTTGAAGCCATCACCGTTTAA
- the nirD gene encoding nitrite reductase small subunit NirD, producing MTEWKVICKVDDIPVLGARRVQRAKGVEVAVFRNAEDKVFALLDQCPHKRGPLSQGLVFGETVVCPLHNWHIGLVDGCAHAPDEGCTTRFAVRVENGNVALDVNELNTLAIEDATVAMVAN from the coding sequence ATGACCGAATGGAAAGTCATTTGCAAAGTTGACGACATCCCCGTGCTGGGCGCACGCCGCGTGCAGCGCGCCAAGGGGGTGGAAGTGGCGGTGTTTCGCAACGCCGAAGACAAGGTGTTTGCCCTGCTTGACCAATGCCCGCACAAGCGTGGCCCTCTGAGCCAAGGCTTGGTGTTTGGCGAAACCGTGGTGTGCCCGTTGCACAACTGGCACATTGGTTTGGTCGACGGCTGCGCCCATGCGCCCGATGAAGGCTGCACCACCCGCTTTGCGGTGCGTGTGGAGAACGGCAATGTGGCCTTGGATGTGAACGAGCTCAACACGCTCGCCATCGAGGACGCCACTGTAGCCATGGTCGCGAACTGA